The DNA sequence AGTCGTCGCCGATGGCAGCCAGCTGCGCCCAGTCGATGCCCAGCTGCTCCATCAGGGCCCGCGCCGCGGCGAGCTTGTCGTGCACGCCGTAGCGCGCGTGCTTCAGGCCCAGGTCGGCGATGCGGCGGCGCACCGCCGGCGAGTCGCGCCCGGTGATGACCACGGGCTCGATGCCGGCAGCCGCCAGCAGCTTCATGCCGTGGCCGTCCAGCGTGTTGAAGGCCTTGAAGGTCTCGCCCTGTTCGCCGATGTAGATGCGTCCGTCGGTCAGCACCCCGTCGACGTCGAAGATGGCCGCGCGGATGCCCTGCGCCTGCAGCAGCAGCTCGGGCGGGAAGTTCAGGTGCGGTTCGATCGGGCGCATGAGCGTCAGATCACCTTCGCACGCATCAGGTCGTTGGAGTTCAGCGCCCCGATCAGGCGGCCGGCCTCGTCGACCACCAGCACCGAGGTGATGCGTGCCTCCTCCATCAGGTCGGCGGCCTCGACGGCCAGTGCATCCTCGCGCACCAGGCGCGGGTTGGGCGTCATCACCTCGCCGGCGGTCAGGTCGCGCAGGTCGCGGCCCTTCTCGATCAGGCGGCGCAGGTCGCCGTCGGTGAAGATGCCGACGATGCGGTCCTCGTCATCCAGCACCGCGGTCGCGCCCAGGCCCTTGGAGGACATCTCGCGCATCATCGCGGTGAAGCCGGTGCTGGTGCGCACGCGCGGCACCGCGTCGCCGCTGCGCATCACGTCGCGCACGTGGGTCAGCAGCTTGCGGCCCAGCGCCCCGCCCGGGTGCGAGCGCGCGAAGTCCTCTTCCTTGAAGCCGCGCGCGTCGAGCAGCGCGACCGCCAGCGCGTCGCCCAGCGCCATCTGCGCGGTGGTGCTGGCCGTGGGCGCGAGGTTCAGCGGGCAGGCCTCCTTCGGCACCGAGGTGTCGAGCACGATGTCGGCATGGCGCGCGAGCGACGACGACGGCCGGCCGGTCATCGCGATCAGCGGGATGAACAGCCGCTTGAGCACCGGCAGGATGGCGTTGAGCTCGTCGCTCTCGCCGGAGTTGGACAGCGCGACCACCAGGTCCTGCTTGGTGATCATGCCGAGGTCGCCGTGGCTCGCCTCGGCCGGATGCACGAACATCGCCGGCGTGCCGGTGGACGCCAGCGTCGCGGCGATCTTGCGGCCCACGTGGCCGCTCTTGCCCATGCCCATCACGACCACGCGGCCGGAGCATTTCAGGATCGCCTCGACCGCGCGGGCGAACGAGGCGCCCTGGCGTTCCTTGAGGCCCAGCAGCGCGTTGGCTTCGATCTCGAGCGTCTGGCGCGCCAGCGCGACGGCCCGATCAGCGTCGAAGCGGCCGGCCGGCTGGGAAGTGGAAGTACGTTCTGACACGGGGACAGCCCCATCGATTGCGATCTGCGAATTCTAGGCTTGGCGCCACCGCCTGCCGGCGACGCGGCCCGCGCGGCCGTGACGCTCCCCACGAAGGGCGCGCCCGCGCGACAATGAGGGGTTTGCCGTACACCGCCCCACCCCATCGCCATGGACGACCGCACCTACATCAAGAGCCACATCCGCACCGTGCCTGACTGGCCCGAGCCGGGCGTGCAGTTCCGCGACATCACGCCGCTGCTGCAGAACCCCAAGGTGTTCCGGGTGCTGATCGACCAGTTCGTGCACCGCTACTTCGACGTGCGGCCGGACGTGGTCGCCGGCCTGGACGCGCGCGGCTTCATCATCGGCTCGGTGCTCGCCTACGAGCTCAACGTCGGCTTCGTGCCGATCCGCAAGAAGGGCAAGCTGCCCTTCACGACCGTCGAGGAAACCTACGAGCTGGAATACGGCTCGGCCACCGTCGAGCTGCACACCGACGCGGTCAAGCCCGGCGACCGGGTGGTGCTGATCGACGACCTGATCGCCACCGGCGGCACGATGATGGCCGGCAAGCGGCTGCTCGAACGCCTGGGCGCCCAGGTGATCGAGGGCGCGGCGATCGTCGAGCTGCCCGAGCTGGGCGGCGCCGACAAGCTGCGCGCCGCCGGCCTGCCGCTGTTCACGCTGGTGTCGTTCGAAGGACACTGAGCGGCCCGGGTGGCCTGCCGGGCACCGCCGGCAGGGTGTCGGGTCCGGTTCAGGTGACCGGCATCTGGCGCGCCAGGTTGGCGCGCATGCGCGCCGCCATCACGGCGCCGGCGGCGCGCAGCAGTTCCAGCGCGACGGCCGGCACGCGCAGCGCCATTTCCTCGAAGCGCGGCAGCCGCAGCGCCCACACCGCACCGGAGGTCATCGCCTCGACGTTGGCCATGCGCGGGCCGTCCGCGAACAGGCTGGGCTCGCCGATGACGGAGCCGGGGCGCAGGATGGCGACCTTGCTCGAGCCGGGCGGCCCGCCGGTCATGTAGACCTGCAGCGTGCCTTGTTCCAGGAAGTACAGCGCACGGTCACGATCGCCCTGCCGGATGATCATGTCGCCCATGCGCATTTCGTGTCGGGTCAGGTACTGGGCCACGGTGCGCCACTGCTGCATGTCCAGGCGAGCACGCAGCGCATCTTCGGTGTTGAGCGACTGGATCGCCTGCACCACCTCGCTGAAGTCCATTTCGATCCCCTACTGCGGTCCGTGTTGGTATCGCCTGCCGCGCAGCGGCCGCGGCAGCGCATCGGTTTTTCTCGAAGTGGCGGGATTATCGGGCGGGTGTCCGGCCGCCACAATGCCGCTGCCGCCGCACTGACACGCCGTCCGTCGCCCGCACCCCCTGCATCCACGGGGGGAGCGCCCTCACTTGCCGATGCAGAAGCGGCTGAAGATCTCGCCGAGCAGGTCGTCGGCGGTGAACGCGCCGGTGATCTCGCCGAGCGCATCGTGCGCCAGGCGCAGCTCCTCGGCGAACAGGTCCAGCGCCTGGTCGGCCGCCGCGGCATGCTGGCGCGCCAGCTCGACATGCTGCGCGGCCCGGCGCAGCGCCTGCACATGGCGCTCGCGCGCGATGAACACGCCTTCGGGCTGCGCATGCCAGCCGGCGAGCTCCAGCAGCAGGCGGCGCAGCTCGTCCATCCCGGCGCCGGTCTTCGCCGAGATCGCCACCGCGCGCTCGCCGGGCGCGGCTGCGGGCGGCGCCGCCCCGGCGTCGAGCTTGTTGTAGACGTGCACGATGCGCGCCGCCGGCAGCAGCCGGGCGGCGATCTCGCGGTCGCCCGCGTCGTAGCCGGGCTCGCCCAGGCGCGTCAGGTCGTGCAGGAACAGCACCGCGTCGGCGCCCTCGATCTCGGCCCAGGTGCGCGCGATGCCGATGCGCTCGACCTCGTCGGCCGCCTCCTCGCCGGCGCGCAAGCCCGCGGTGTCGATCACGTGCAGCGGCACGCCCTCGATCTGGATGGTCTCGCTGACCTTGTCGCGCGTGGTGCCGGGGATCGGCGTGACGATGGCCAGCTCCGCGCCGGCCAGCGCGTTGAGCAGCGAGCTCTTGCCGACGTTGGGCTGGCCGGCCAGCACCACCTTGATGCCTTCGCGCAGCAGGGCGCCCTGGCGGGCGCGGTCCAGCACCGCGTCCAGCGCGGCGCGGATGCCTTCCAGCTGGCCCTGTGCGTCGGCCTGCTGCAGGAAGTCGATTTCCTCTTCCGGGAAGTCCAGCGTCGCCTCGACCAGCATGCGCAGGCGGATCATGCGCTCGCGCAGCTCGTTGACCTGCTGCGAGAACGCCCCGCTCAGCGAACGGCTGGCCGAGCGCGCCGCGGCCTCGGTGCTGGCCTCGATCAGGTCGGCCACCGCCTCGGCCTGGGCCAGGTCGAGCTTGTCGTTGAGGAAGGCACGTTCGGTGAACTCGCCCGGCTCGGCCAGGCGCAGCCGCGGCAGGTGCTGCCGCCCGACTTCCAGGCAGCGCGCCAGCAGCAGCTGCAGCACCACCGGGCCGCCGTGGGCCTGCAGCTCGAGCACGTCCTCGCCGGTGTACGAGTGCGGTGCCGGGAAGTACAGCGCCAGCCCGTGGTCGATCGGCTGCCCGTCCGCGCCCGGGAACGGCAGGTAGGTCGCATGGCGCGCCTTGAGCGCCACGCCCAGCAGCGCCTGCACGTACGGCGCCAGGCCCAGCCCCGACACCCGCACGATGCCCACTGCCCCGCGTCCCGGGGCGGTGGCGATCGCGACGATGGGGTCCTGGTGGCGGCTGAGCATGGTCGGGATTGTCGAGCAGAAAGAAAAATCGCCCCGAAGGCAGGACCTTCGAGGCGACCGCAGGCCGGAGGGACGGGCCTTACTTCGTGACACCGAGGCGCTTGTTGATGACGTACTGCTGCGCGATCGACAGGATGTTGTTCGTCAGCCAGTACAGCACCAGGCCGGCCGGGAACAGGAAGAACATCACCGAGAAGATCAGCGGCATGATCCACATCATGCGGGCCTGCACCGGATCCGGCGGGGTCGGGTTCAGCCAGGTCTGCAGCAGCGTCGAGGCGGTCATCAGCAGCGGCAGGATGTAGTACGGGTCCTTGACCGACAGGTCGGTGATCCACAGGATCCACGGCGCGTTGCGCATCTCGACCGAGGACAGCAGCACCCAGTACAGCGCGATGAACACGGGGATCTGGATCAGGATCGGCAGGCAGCCGCCCATCGGGTTGATCTTCTCCTCGCGGTAG is a window from the Caldimonas thermodepolymerans genome containing:
- a CDS encoding KpsF/GutQ family sugar-phosphate isomerase, whose product is MSERTSTSQPAGRFDADRAVALARQTLEIEANALLGLKERQGASFARAVEAILKCSGRVVVMGMGKSGHVGRKIAATLASTGTPAMFVHPAEASHGDLGMITKQDLVVALSNSGESDELNAILPVLKRLFIPLIAMTGRPSSSLARHADIVLDTSVPKEACPLNLAPTASTTAQMALGDALAVALLDARGFKEEDFARSHPGGALGRKLLTHVRDVMRSGDAVPRVRTSTGFTAMMREMSSKGLGATAVLDDEDRIVGIFTDGDLRRLIEKGRDLRDLTAGEVMTPNPRLVREDALAVEAADLMEEARITSVLVVDEAGRLIGALNSNDLMRAKVI
- a CDS encoding KdsC family phosphatase, with the protein product MRPIEPHLNFPPELLLQAQGIRAAIFDVDGVLTDGRIYIGEQGETFKAFNTLDGHGMKLLAAAGIEPVVITGRDSPAVRRRIADLGLKHARYGVHDKLAAARALMEQLGIDWAQLAAIGDDWPDLPLLARAGFSCAPANAHVEARAAAHYVTTATGGQGAAREFCDLLLVAQGRYAELLQGHLQTLDDGRQGGSA
- the mnmE gene encoding tRNA uridine-5-carboxymethylaminomethyl(34) synthesis GTPase MnmE, whose protein sequence is MLSRHQDPIVAIATAPGRGAVGIVRVSGLGLAPYVQALLGVALKARHATYLPFPGADGQPIDHGLALYFPAPHSYTGEDVLELQAHGGPVVLQLLLARCLEVGRQHLPRLRLAEPGEFTERAFLNDKLDLAQAEAVADLIEASTEAAARSASRSLSGAFSQQVNELRERMIRLRMLVEATLDFPEEEIDFLQQADAQGQLEGIRAALDAVLDRARQGALLREGIKVVLAGQPNVGKSSLLNALAGAELAIVTPIPGTTRDKVSETIQIEGVPLHVIDTAGLRAGEEAADEVERIGIARTWAEIEGADAVLFLHDLTRLGEPGYDAGDREIAARLLPAARIVHVYNKLDAGAAPPAAAPGERAVAISAKTGAGMDELRRLLLELAGWHAQPEGVFIARERHVQALRRAAQHVELARQHAAAADQALDLFAEELRLAHDALGEITGAFTADDLLGEIFSRFCIGK
- a CDS encoding cyclic nucleotide-binding domain-containing protein; its protein translation is MDFSEVVQAIQSLNTEDALRARLDMQQWRTVAQYLTRHEMRMGDMIIRQGDRDRALYFLEQGTLQVYMTGGPPGSSKVAILRPGSVIGEPSLFADGPRMANVEAMTSGAVWALRLPRFEEMALRVPAVALELLRAAGAVMAARMRANLARQMPVT
- a CDS encoding adenine phosphoribosyltransferase, whose translation is MDDRTYIKSHIRTVPDWPEPGVQFRDITPLLQNPKVFRVLIDQFVHRYFDVRPDVVAGLDARGFIIGSVLAYELNVGFVPIRKKGKLPFTTVEETYELEYGSATVELHTDAVKPGDRVVLIDDLIATGGTMMAGKRLLERLGAQVIEGAAIVELPELGGADKLRAAGLPLFTLVSFEGH